GTTTCTAGAGACCCTGTCCGTCCATCGGCGGTGCGAATCCTGCGGCAAGCGGGCGGCAGAAACACACGACGAAGTTCGGGATGAGTGGATTTGTGTGATCTGCCAGCAGAAGCGAGCAAAAGGCAGGCAGGAGCGCTGGCGGTCTCGTAGGGAGTTCGTCGATTGGGCTCAAGAGCGCGGGATCAGCGTTTCTGGAAAATCCCCGGCGGATCTGGACACCCTGGCTGGCTCAGATGGGCGGATCGCTCTGCTCTACGCCGATGGCAACAACATGGGCGATCTGCTGCAACTGATGCCCTCGCCCGCTTCGTACCGGCACTTCTCCCGGGTGCTGGAGCGCGCCACTCAGGATGCGCTCTTCTCGGCGATTGTGTCTGTATTCGGCGAGAAGCAGCTGGCGGACTCAAACAAGCCCTTGCCCTTTGAGATCATCGCCCTGGGCGGGGATGACATCGTGGTCATCGTGCCTGCGCGCTATGGCTGGGCGCTGGCGCTCCATGTGCTCCATGAGTTTGCGCGTCATCCTGGCATTCAGGAGCTGGAAGGTGAGGTCAGGGAACGGCTCAAGGATGCCCTGCGCCGACCGGTGGTGCTGAGCCTTTCTGCTGGACTGGCCATCGCCGATGTGAAATACCCGGTGAGCTTCCTCTTCGGGCTCGCCGAAGGGCTGCTCAAAGAGGCCAAGCGACTGGCGCGGGAAACCCGGACAAGCACGCTCTGCCATCTCTGGCTACGGGCGCCAGTTCTTTCCGAAAGCGCAAAGGACATGCTCGAAGCGCTTTACAAACGCCCCGAGGAGCAGAGACAGAGATGGCTCACTGCGCGCCCCTACACGCTGGAGCAGGCCCGGCGTTTGACCCAGATCGCCCAGCAGCTGGCAGATGTCCCTGCTGCCCAACGGCGCACGCTGGCGGAAGCGCTCGAGAAGGGGGTTCATGTGTCGCTCAACTACGCCCTCTACTACGCCCTCTACCAGGCGGCGCGAGACCGGGAGTCGGTCCGGCAGCAGCTGCAGCACGCCTTCCAGCAGCTGGGCACCCTTCTGAACAGCAGCCCCAACGCGCAGGGAATGTGGTTCTGGCGCCAGGAGCAGAACGCTGAGTGGCGCACCTCTCTTCTGGATGCGCTCGAACTCATTGAACTGGACGCCCACGGGTATCCCATCCCGGAGGTTGCCCATGAGCGCACGGCTTGAAGTCAGGCTCACGTTCCGCCTGCAC
This sequence is a window from Armatimonadota bacterium. Protein-coding genes within it:
- a CDS encoding HD domain-containing protein, with the translated sequence MNPQQLLQAFREEFAELLLRADYLLADTRIPWVSLYDHLALTAGFAAAFAEELLRRGRAPAEVCREDLPASELRVLACLCGLLHDLGKARTGETEYRFHVRRGVEYAREWLGAKGVEDHLLEIILGAVARHHLRDGPQTVLEKLVCLADSYASAGDRPELARARTAGEFQRLAEETLRLEQELFGPDKPVCLLLGDADAIKGYVYETSALPEIRGASEIFQELEEKVRTLFAERLCEEALIYCGGGGFLAVVPASQAQELKREIERLYREKTTIATITVVSSDPIGYADIGRGLAPYDNAQVQALPGSGVAADLLFSHFEALLKDRTKRKNFGELVSGLTGRLQQEKRAKLTAPFLETLSVHRRCESCGKRAAETHDEVRDEWICVICQQKRAKGRQERWRSRREFVDWAQERGISVSGKSPADLDTLAGSDGRIALLYADGNNMGDLLQLMPSPASYRHFSRVLERATQDALFSAIVSVFGEKQLADSNKPLPFEIIALGGDDIVVIVPARYGWALALHVLHEFARHPGIQELEGEVRERLKDALRRPVVLSLSAGLAIADVKYPVSFLFGLAEGLLKEAKRLARETRTSTLCHLWLRAPVLSESAKDMLEALYKRPEEQRQRWLTARPYTLEQARRLTQIAQQLADVPAAQRRTLAEALEKGVHVSLNYALYYALYQAARDRESVRQQLQHAFQQLGTLLNSSPNAQGMWFWRQEQNAEWRTSLLDALELIELDAHGYPIPEVAHERTA